From the Teredinibacter turnerae T7901 genome, one window contains:
- a CDS encoding alpha/beta fold hydrolase: protein MPYAYTQDNTRIFFETYGSGAPLLLIPGQGLDHKGWGSFVNALAEQFRVIVLDNRGTGNSDKPDAPEYSTRGMAADAIAVLNTLQIFSAHVLGFSMGGRIAQWVAVDHPKRVNKLVLVATTPGNTHGVARAQSVDFIFASGNRERMLELMVSPSWYDSNPEFQQLWQYQAENRPPAYAQRLHFVASECHDCWHELSSVTTPTLIVHGNDDTINLPANARLLAEQIPKAEVVFIPEGRHYIFLEKQDECSEAIIQFLGK, encoded by the coding sequence ATGCCGTACGCCTATACTCAAGACAATACGCGCATTTTCTTCGAAACCTACGGCTCAGGCGCTCCGCTATTGCTCATCCCCGGCCAGGGTTTGGATCACAAAGGCTGGGGCAGCTTCGTCAACGCACTCGCAGAGCAGTTTCGGGTGATCGTACTGGACAATCGCGGTACCGGTAACAGCGACAAGCCGGACGCTCCCGAGTACAGCACGCGCGGCATGGCAGCCGACGCCATTGCCGTTCTCAACACGCTGCAAATATTTTCTGCGCACGTGCTGGGTTTTTCCATGGGTGGCAGAATCGCGCAATGGGTTGCAGTGGATCATCCAAAGCGCGTAAACAAACTGGTGCTTGTCGCCACCACACCGGGCAACACGCATGGTGTGGCGCGAGCGCAGAGCGTGGATTTTATATTCGCCTCCGGCAACAGGGAGCGCATGCTCGAATTAATGGTGTCGCCAAGCTGGTACGACAGTAACCCGGAATTTCAACAATTGTGGCAATATCAAGCGGAGAACCGTCCGCCAGCATACGCCCAGCGTTTGCATTTTGTCGCCAGCGAATGCCACGACTGTTGGCACGAACTTAGCTCAGTCACAACGCCGACATTAATTGTCCACGGCAACGACGACACAATCAATCTACCCGCAAACGCCCGTCTTTTAGCAGAGCAAATTCCAAAAGCCGAAGTAGTATTTATTCCCGAAGGCAGACACTACATCTTTTTGGAAAAACAAGACGAGTGCAGCGAAGCGATAATTCAATTTCTCGGCAAGTAG
- a CDS encoding cytochrome d ubiquinol oxidase subunit II — MSEATLLPVIFIGLMGLAILVYALLDGYDLGVGILLPMKSDEEHLRDRMIASIGPFWDANETWLVLAVGLLLIAFPSAHSLVLYHLYLPATFMLLGLILRGVAFDFRAKAAVSHKYLWDLGFKSGSLLTTLTQGYMLGKYVTGFIPGWGAEVFCLLSALGVTAAYTLIGGAWLVLKTESDLQGRAIRWARNANRLTFLGVIAVCLVNLWVNPSVFQRWFEFPLVMFVLLIPAICLAAFMGNEWLLRKLPFPDDRYCAYPFAFTAMIFTTCFTGLAFSFYPAIVPGKLTIWEAASAPESLQFILVGALVVVPVILIYTAYAYWVFRGKASDLKYH; from the coding sequence ATGAGCGAAGCAACACTGTTACCCGTTATTTTTATCGGCCTGATGGGGCTCGCCATTCTGGTATATGCGCTGCTGGACGGCTACGACCTGGGCGTCGGTATTTTATTGCCAATGAAGTCTGACGAGGAGCATCTGCGCGATCGTATGATTGCCTCCATCGGCCCCTTTTGGGATGCCAACGAAACCTGGCTGGTACTCGCGGTCGGGTTGCTGTTAATAGCGTTTCCAAGCGCACACAGCCTGGTGCTCTATCACCTGTATTTACCGGCGACGTTTATGTTGCTCGGCTTGATCTTGCGCGGCGTCGCCTTTGACTTCCGCGCCAAGGCGGCCGTTTCTCACAAGTACCTGTGGGATCTAGGGTTCAAATCTGGCTCGCTGCTAACCACCCTGACCCAAGGCTACATGCTCGGAAAATATGTTACGGGTTTTATCCCCGGCTGGGGGGCTGAAGTGTTTTGCCTGTTAAGCGCTCTCGGGGTAACCGCCGCCTATACCTTAATTGGCGGTGCCTGGCTCGTGTTAAAAACCGAATCCGACCTGCAAGGCCGAGCGATACGCTGGGCGCGCAATGCAAACCGGCTAACGTTCCTCGGGGTAATCGCTGTGTGCCTGGTAAACCTGTGGGTCAACCCATCGGTGTTTCAGCGTTGGTTTGAGTTCCCCCTGGTAATGTTCGTACTGCTTATACCCGCTATATGCCTTGCTGCTTTTATGGGCAACGAATGGCTGTTGCGCAAACTACCCTTCCCTGACGACCGCTACTGCGCCTATCCTTTTGCCTTTACTGCGATGATATTCACAACCTGTTTTACCGGGCTGGCTTTCAGCTTTTATCCCGCGATTGTGCCCGGTAAACTCACCATCTGGGAGGCCGCCAGTGCACCCGAGTCGCTGCAGTTCATTCTGGTTGGGGCACTCGTTGTTGTTCCGGTTATTCTTATTTATACCGCGTATGCCTACTGGGTATTCCGTGGTAAAGCCTCGGACCTGAAATACCATTAA
- a CDS encoding lipase family protein, with protein MTHSRSPDFTLIEWYAQRAAMAYNGEAAIRAAFPNTTLVATSRDQVQFFLEVDHTKKQQIIVVRGTANLSNAREDADYIQGLNSRLGIWVHRGFDADAQVVYEMVRGHLVPEYEIILTGHSLGAAISTLLMMYFSLDGLPLGPSINFGQPKVTNKKGVQLFANLPLARVVDENDLVPLVPPIDLIDEIHGGYEHLGTELVLLAGEYYCLLDEARAEHISLTDFWANLGNMSVHEHYMANYLANIQTKLLKSLAVPYVDRKKYYRLAASGE; from the coding sequence ATGACCCACTCTCGATCCCCCGATTTTACCCTTATTGAATGGTACGCCCAGCGCGCAGCTATGGCGTACAACGGTGAAGCTGCGATTCGCGCGGCTTTCCCCAATACCACACTTGTAGCCACCAGCCGCGATCAAGTGCAATTCTTCCTGGAAGTGGACCACACAAAAAAACAGCAAATAATTGTGGTGCGCGGTACGGCAAATTTGAGCAATGCGCGGGAAGACGCCGATTATATACAAGGTTTAAACAGCCGCCTGGGCATCTGGGTGCACCGCGGATTTGATGCGGATGCGCAAGTCGTATACGAGATGGTGCGTGGGCACCTGGTGCCAGAGTACGAAATTATACTCACCGGTCACAGCCTTGGCGCCGCAATTAGTACTCTGCTCATGATGTACTTTAGCCTGGACGGCTTACCACTTGGCCCGTCGATTAATTTTGGTCAGCCGAAAGTGACCAACAAGAAGGGTGTTCAATTGTTTGCTAATTTACCCCTCGCGCGCGTGGTGGATGAAAATGATCTGGTCCCCTTGGTGCCGCCGATCGACCTGATCGACGAAATTCATGGTGGCTACGAACATTTAGGAACTGAATTAGTTTTGCTGGCAGGTGAATACTACTGCTTGTTGGATGAAGCACGGGCGGAACACATATCGCTCACAGATTTTTGGGCAAATTTGGGAAATATGAGCGTACACGAACATTATATGGCGAACTATCTTGCGAATATTCAAACGAAGCTGCTTAAATCTCTTGCGGTGCCTTATGTGGATCGAAAAAAATATTATCGCCTGGCGGCGTCTGGTGAGTAG